A segment of the Kazachstania africana CBS 2517 chromosome 2, complete genome genome:
CAGCAAGAGGTGAACTGTTATTTACAGGATTTAGTGGTAATTGTTGTTGTCCTTGGCTAGAAAGAGGCAGTTGTGAGTTATCAACATTCTGAGGAGCAGAATGAGAAGCATTTGGCAATTCCTGAGGTGTTGTTTTGTCTGGTTGGCTGTTGCTTTGTTGTCTTTGTCGCAGTTcttgttgttgctgttgtttAGCAGCTGtctgaagaatttttgtaaagtaAATAAACTCTGGTACATTGGGTGCATTCTCACCGTGTTCGTTACGGAGTTGTTGCCACCTTAAATAGCAACGattaatttcttccttaGAAAGTGGTCGATCGGGTACAGTAATGTCCATATTGACTAGATGAACCTTTATATTTCAAACACTGGATAGCtgaacttcaaaatttggctctatataaaaaaattaggGCAGTCCTAGAATAAGTCAATAACTTCTAGTGAGCAAAAGctattaaatttattttccGTTTAAAGattctaataataacagCTGTATGCAACCTTCCAACCTTTGTTTATAAATAAGAGTCCATCTAAAGATGGCTTCTTTAATTCATTCCCACATTCCAAAATTTATCGTCAACGcgaaattattaaaaacaATCGCTCTGTACGATCCCTCTCAATAGATGAAACtatattgaataataaatctTAATATGCGTATATAAATGCCACTTAGTCGTCTGCCTCTGCACCGAAAAGCATCATCATGTCCAGATCCTCCTGATCCAGTCCTTGCTCTTCGTTATCTGCCACTTGGGCGGCATTTGCTCCGGCAGAAAATTGTTCCTCATCATTGTCctcctcctcttcttcttcttcatcatcatcttcctcttcttcttcctcttcttcttcttcttcttcctcttcttcttcttcattaccGTCTTGCATCTCCATTATTTGTTCTTTACTCGTTGCGTCATTTATGCCTGAAATTTCGGTCTTATTTAGGAGTTCTTCCCTTGCTTTTAATTGTTTTCTCTTTAGTTCAGCTTCTTTCTCTAATTTCATAATGTTCTCAACAAATCTTGATTTCAATAGAGGATTAGTAGCCTTCTCAACCTTTTGCTTGGTATGTACTAAGGTACTTTCTAATTCGTTTAATTCGTCCGCTAAAAGTTCCATGTGTTGTCTATCGGCATCCTTCGAACCACTTtctacttcttcttcctcttcttcttcttcttcttcctcctcatcttcttcttcctcttcctcttcctcCTCGTCTTCATCCTGTCCCTCTACTACTTGTTCTTCTCCGTCGTTAATGCCGCCTTCTAGGGCGTGAGGTCCCATAGTTTGTTCATCCTCGCTCTCAAAGGCCTCCTCTAGATCCAactcttcctcttcttcctcttcttcagcCTCTCCTGGCGATCCAATAAACTCTGTTTCATCCATTTGTGAGGATAAATTAACCGAGGATGGTTTAGCCATAATTTGATCTTCATCCACCAATTCATAGCTGACTTGTTCCGACTGGGTATCATTTAATAGAAGATTTTCAACTACCTTTTCAACGTAATCAAATTCTGTAGGactcatttttcttctgaatcTTCTATTTCTGACATTAAACAGTGGCGGCGTAATACCATGTTTATAGTCATAAGCTTTGGATGATATTTCTTGTAAGTATTTTAATTCTTGCTCGCTTAAGTGACCTCCAAGATGGCTTTTTAAAATCATCtctttattcttttctatcTCATCCGAAATCATGTCATAATGCCTTGATATGGCATCTTCTGTATCTGGTGGGTTGAGGGTAAAAACGCTATCTTCGTCATTAATTGCCTGAATACAGAGTAGCATTTGACTAACATCAAATGTTTTTAGTAAATTTTTCCTATCCACGCTCTTATTTACTTCAATGATTGTCGGTAAATCAACCAAGATGGCGCCATACATTATATCGTTAATATGGACAATAGCATGGCGTTCACCCTTCCATTTTATATGAATTCCAGAGTAATCACCGGATTCAATAGAgtttttgataaattctaCCTGAATGTCCGGTAATACTCGTAATATTATACCGTTTTCAATTAATGGGTCGTCTTCCACATCCGATGCTTCGGAGTCATAGCCTTCGCCCGGCACTCTAATTGGTTTTAACCTAAGTCTAGGTGTTTTCGGTACATTTTCCTCatcattcttcttcagattCAATTTAACTTTCAGTGATTTATCTTTGTTACTCTCGTgttccttttctttcaaatttatcttcagtCTTGGCTTCGGAAGTACCCCTCCATCTTCTCTTTTCGCTCTGATACGAATCTTCTTAGTCTTGGGTTCATCTGGAGTGGACTCTCCACTCCCTCTTggtttctttatcttcaatataGCCATTTGTTATGAGCAACCCCACTATGCTTCACTGTATGTTTCCTCCATCAATTCCATAAGAAGCtccaattttcaatatatgaGGATCAAATTTCAGAATTAACGGCAGGGTAAGAAAGTACAGTATTTGCAAAAAGAGACATCAAGGCTCATCTTTAATTTAGATTTAAGACGTAGAGCTGATAGTAGTGGTTCTATATGTCATTGAAGCCCTCCACCATTGCAGGTTTTCCCAGGATAAAGTATTTTTATCACTCTAGATATCTAGTcaatccaaaaatttatgaTAAGATCTTTGATAGActggatttgaaaaaaacatATGGTGATTGCAAAAGACTGAAAGTTTTAGATTTATACCCTGGCCCTTTGACCCAGTCAATAGTATTTAACAAGAGATACAATCCACAACAACATGTTCTCATGGAATCAAGGCCGTCGTTCGTAGAGCACATTAGATCTACTCTGAAAGAGGACAATTCAGCATTTCAACTTTCTGAATTAGATCCCTATGACTGGAAATCTTACATAAAGATTATGGAAGAAACTGAGCAGTTCGTGCCGGCTACTCAAAATCGAAATTATATCCATGACAAGTTTTTTGTCATGGCCAATGTTactgaaaagaaacatgAAGGTTTGCTGATGCAGTGGTTCAATTGTCTAGGTGTTGGTAATTGGATTCAAAAGTATGGAAGAGTGAAAATGTTGGTTTGGATGCCTACTTCTACTGCTGCTAAGTTACTTGCTAAACCTTCCACAAAGCTGCGTGCAAAATGTTCAGTTGTTTGTGAGGCATATTCTATTTCTAATCTGATTGCGTTGTCAAACGTTCAGGACTTCaaacaatttgataaagacACCTTGGAAAAATCATCCCCTGTCGTTCTAGAAGAGCATGATATTGTTCCTGAAAGCGGTGCATCTATTGCTCTGATGGAAATTGACCCATTAGAACATAATATAGCATGTGACGAATGGGACTACGTCACGAAgcatttgatgattttgaaaaagacgCCATTCAATGATGCTGTTGAATCACTTGGTCATGGTGCTAGAGATTACTTTAGAGGAAAGATAGCAAATGAAGCGTTCATGAAACGTCATCCTATTACCTTTACAGCGGAAGAGTTTAAATATTTAACTAGTATCTTTTCTAATTGGCCCTTTAAACCAGATATCTACTTAGATTTCTTCGACTATCGCCAAGAGGAAAGTGTCATGTAAATAGATGCATATAAGATATAATAATGACAGTAGTCACTACGTTCAAACGATTTAATGTTTTTgttctaaatttttgacgtcttttaattgataaatataCACATGTATATGATTTTCGTTTCTATATAAATAGCCTTTATTAGCCGTATTTTACAGTataatatacaaaattGGTTGGAGtaatgaattttcaaattcaggTAGCAGCTTCAACTGCCTTTGATTTTTCGACATATTCAGTTGCCTTTGCCTTAACATATTCAATAGCCTTACTATCACCCTGGGCTTCCTCAAATTGTAGccatttgttgaaaaagaatttggcctgtttctttgtaatctttttcaaaataacacgttctaataattcttcaaccttcttcttttctttcaacttGATTTCTTGGTCAATGTAGACATTCCATaaatcaattctttttggtGCATCCGCTATGAGACCTTCGAAAAGAGAACGACCTCTTTCAGCATCACCCTTTGTAAATTCTAATTGAGCAAACTTCCTGACTAATTCGATATGGTCACGCTTAGGTAAAACCTTCAAAGCTTTAGATAAAATGGAGCgagcttcttcttcttgctTTTGTGTGATTAAGAAATCACCCCATGATATCCAGATAGAGACTTTTTCACTACCAAACTTCTTAGCAGCTGATTTGTACAGTTCAGAAGTTTGATTGTATTTCTCACTAATTTGGTAAATAGTCAAAAGTTTGTTGTGAATAGTGAAAGAGTCCATGTATTGGCAAGCTCTCTTAAAAACATCTTCAAGTGTGTCAGAAGTACCAAAAgtattttccaaattcaGCATGGCAATCCAAATATTTAGCTTTTCCGCTTCATCTCTGAAATTGATAGTTTTTAAAGCACGCTCAGCAATCTCACGGGCCTTCTCAACTTCACTTAACTGAAGTTGGAAGGCCATGTAGTTCATCCAAACAATGGAAGAGTTAGGGTTACCCATGATCATACGTTCGAAATCTGATACAGATTCTGGTGCTCTGGTGTTGATATCAATTGTTTTATCTTCAGTAATTCTTGCTCTCTTCTTTCTATTCTTATGTTTCTTCGTTTCGGTGAAGTCTTCATCTTGGCTATCTTCAGAGGCTTCAGATTCTTGGGCTTGGTCCAAAATAGATGCAGTCCAATCGAAACCTGTGCTTAAACTCAAACCATTGTTGGTGGTTTGTGGTTTGGCCTTTTCGCTTTCGTCCTCTTGTTCTTCGTCCTCAGATTCTTCGTTAGCGTTGTCGAATTCGATTTGTTCATGCATTTCGTCATCACTGTGTTCCTCTTCGTTCTCAACTTGGGCCGTTGTGAAACGAGATGCCTTCAAACTTAAAGATAATTGCTTCTTTTCTGGATTGGTCTTTAAAACAATGGTTTTAACTCTATCACCTGGGCCGAATAACGCAGAAATATCTTCTGGTTTTTTGTCAGCAATTTCAGAAATGTGGGCCAGACCAGAAACGTTAACAGTGTTATCTAACTTAACGAAGACACCAAAATCAGTGACATTTTTAACTGAACCGCTGACAACGTCCCCAACTTCTATGTCATcgtaatttttcagaacTTTTAATTCACCGTTGACTTCAGATTCTCTTAAAGTTATTAGGATACGTGCATCTTCATCACACTTCACAACCTTACCCACAACATGTTGCATTGACTTGTAGAATTTCTTCCATTCCTTTAAGTAAGAGTCAGATAACATGGTTACAGGAACAAAAGCTTCCAAAGTTCTGCTTAAATGTAAGAAGATACCCTTATCACTGACGGATTTAACCAAGGCATGCACTATATCACCTTTCTTCAGATCATCGTGAGAAGTAATTGTTGGGGTCTTTGCATCCTTAGTACGTAAAGATAAGTTGACTTTCTTAGAGTCCACATCAAGGGAGACGATAGTTGCCATGACAATCTGGTTCACCTTATCGTGGAACGCATCTTGCAATGTTACTGAAAAGTCATCTAAGGCATCAGTAGCAAAAGCCATACCAGTTAACTTATTACCTAAGTCTAGTAAGatatacttttcaaaaatcttaGCAATACGAGCGGGTAATGACTCACCTACTTTGATGCTATTGATATCCTTCATGGTATGATATTTGTTTGCCACTGTAATAAAACCATGTTCACTATCAATCGAGGTAACTTTGACAGGAATAGCAGAACCTAGAGGGAAGCTGTCTTCGACATTTTCAGATAACTCTGTGTTGTCTCCAGCCAAGTCAAAAACAGAAAGCCTTGCCTTTAAAACAGGAGAAATAGTTAGCCACAAGTTGTTAGaagcaaaattattaacGTAGCCAACAAGCTCTTCGCCAACattgatttctttgatcGTCTTCGAGAAAGTATCTTCTGAATTTAATAGAGATGGCTTCATGGATAATTCTAATACCGATCCTTTAGAAACTTGATGAGTTATTGGTAGAAATTTATGACTTTTGATGTTATGATAACCAATAATTTTGACTTTAACGGTTTGATCCTTCTTAAAAGCAGATAAAGGCTGTTTTCTGTCCTTAATATCCTTCAAATCGTCGAAGATTTCAGCAACATCAACCCTACCGTGAATGTTATCGGCAATTACGATgtttaattgatttttcttgacGCTCTTGATTTTAGCGGAAACTACTTTGCCAGTGGTAAGATCATTTAAACTTTGAATAGCTGGATCGATTGGGTTGACTATTTCAGAGCTGGTGGTCTTCTTGGcagtttcttctttttgagCTTTCAAAGTTAACAagaatctttcatttttgtcATCAGTTCTCAGTAAGTAGGCAGTGACAGACTGGTTGACAtaaaatatctttgaaatgtCAATATCTCTACTGTCGACGGCATAACTTGGTAAAACTAAACCAACAAATTTACCATTGAAAGCAACAAAGACACCGTTATTAGAAATTGACTTGACGTACCCAGGTAATGCCTCGGCTTTAGAAACAGACTTAATTTCGCTATATTGAGTAGGTAAAGTATT
Coding sequences within it:
- the TAF7 gene encoding TATA-binding protein-associated factor TAF7 (similar to Saccharomyces cerevisiae TAF7 (YMR227C); ancestral locus Anc_8.754); translated protein: MAILKIKKPRGSGESTPDEPKTKKIRIRAKREDGGVLPKPRLKINLKEKEHESNKDKSLKVKLNLKKNDEENVPKTPRLRLKPIRVPGEGYDSEASDVEDDPLIENGIILRVLPDIQVEFIKNSIESGDYSGIHIKWKGERHAIVHINDIMYGAILVDLPTIIEVNKSVDRKNLLKTFDVSQMLLCIQAINDEDSVFTLNPPDTEDAISRHYDMISDEIEKNKEMILKSHLGGHLSEQELKYLQEISSKAYDYKHGITPPLFNVRNRRFRRKMSPTEFDYVEKVVENLLLNDTQSEQVSYELVDEDQIMAKPSSVNLSSQMDETEFIGSPGEAEEEEEEEELDLEEAFESEDEQTMGPHALEGGINDGEEQVVEGQDEDEEEEEEEEEDEEEEEEEEEEEEVESGSKDADRQHMELLADELNELESTLVHTKQKVEKATNPLLKSRFVENIMKLEKEAELKRKQLKAREELLNKTEISGINDATSKEQIMEMQDGNEEEEEEEEEEEEEEEEEDDDEEEEEEEDNDEEQFSAGANAAQVADNEEQGLDQEDLDMMMLFGAEADD
- the MTF1 gene encoding RNA polymerase specificity factor (similar to Saccharomyces cerevisiae MTF1 (YMR228W); ancestral locus Anc_8.755), with protein sequence MSLKPSTIAGFPRIKYFYHSRYLVNPKIYDKIFDRLDLKKTYGDCKRLKVLDLYPGPLTQSIVFNKRYNPQQHVLMESRPSFVEHIRSTLKEDNSAFQLSELDPYDWKSYIKIMEETEQFVPATQNRNYIHDKFFVMANVTEKKHEGLLMQWFNCLGVGNWIQKYGRVKMLVWMPTSTAAKLLAKPSTKLRAKCSVVCEAYSISNLIALSNVQDFKQFDKDTLEKSSPVVLEEHDIVPESGASIALMEIDPLEHNIACDEWDYVTKHLMILKKTPFNDAVESLGHGARDYFRGKIANEAFMKRHPITFTAEEFKYLTSIFSNWPFKPDIYLDFFDYRQEESVM
- the RRP5 gene encoding Rrp5p (similar to Saccharomyces cerevisiae RRP5 (YMR229C); ancestral locus Anc_8.757), with amino-acid sequence MVGPAKRKRDEEFPLSRQDSTQQPTASSLVRNTEEVSFPRGGASILTPLELKQVANEAAGDVLFNKNEDNAESKRPQKKPKQVKKSSKKDKKSNSESAEDDAEDEETLSVIQHLNFKTLKVGSSLLGQVSKITRGDICITCSDGISGYVNLTRISDQFTTILEDLDDDMESDDETKNDEEYDLSDDEEGKERKAAELPDLNDYFKLGQWLRCSIVSNSTLEPKSKQNNKRRIEFTIEPTLVNAMSEEDLQKFMPLQCAVKSIEDHGAILDIGIDGMTGFITKKDVPNFDKLLVGSVFLGNVYKKTERSVNVNLDFANKKNIISQISSVDAIVPGQLVDLLCQQVSQYGISGKVFGLVPGFIGSSHLLKFKEEELKHSFAIGSNVRARILASLIDGNGDKTLILSTLPHIQSLETDLKEISALDAFPIGYIFENSIVKGRDSDYLYLALDEDRLGKVHRSKIGKLESIDNLRARVLGYNSVDKIYELAVDPNVLKMQYIRTKDIPAGELLAACEIETVSSSGIQLKILNGQFTASVPPLHISDTRLVYPERKFKIGSKVKGRVLTVDQRGRVFMTLKKSLVNIDTEETPIVSSFALAQEVKNNNKKTVATVQSFRPSGCVVSFFGGIRGFLPNAEISEVFVKRPEEHLRLGQTVSVKLLQVDEEKARILTSCKISSEQSQEQKDVITNLVPGKTFIDVVAVEKTKDSIIVEMSKTGLRGVIYVGHLSDSRIEQNRAALKKITIGAEFNGLVIDKDVRTQVFNLTLKKSLIKAAKNNTLPTQYSEIKSVSKAEALPGYVKSISNNGVFVAFNGKFVGLVLPSYAVDSRDIDISKIFYVNQSVTAYLLRTDDKNERFLLTLKAQKEETAKKTTSSEIVNPIDPAIQSLNDLTTGKVVSAKIKSVKKNQLNIVIADNIHGRVDVAEIFDDLKDIKDRKQPLSAFKKDQTVKVKIIGYHNIKSHKFLPITHQVSKGSVLELSMKPSLLNSEDTFSKTIKEINVGEELVGYVNNFASNNLWLTISPVLKARLSVFDLAGDNTELSENVEDSFPLGSAIPVKVTSIDSEHGFITVANKYHTMKDINSIKVGESLPARIAKIFEKYILLDLGNKLTGMAFATDALDDFSVTLQDAFHDKVNQIVMATIVSLDVDSKKVNLSLRTKDAKTPTITSHDDLKKGDIVHALVKSVSDKGIFLHLSRTLEAFVPVTMLSDSYLKEWKKFYKSMQHVVGKVVKCDEDARILITLRESEVNGELKVLKNYDDIEVGDVVSGSVKNVTDFGVFVKLDNTVNVSGLAHISEIADKKPEDISALFGPGDRVKTIVLKTNPEKKQLSLSLKASRFTTAQVENEEEHSDDEMHEQIEFDNANEESEDEEQEDESEKAKPQTTNNGLSLSTGFDWTASILDQAQESEASEDSQDEDFTETKKHKNRKKRARITEDKTIDINTRAPESVSDFERMIMGNPNSSIVWMNYMAFQLQLSEVEKAREIAERALKTINFRDEAEKLNIWIAMLNLENTFGTSDTLEDVFKRACQYMDSFTIHNKLLTIYQISEKYNQTSELYKSAAKKFGSEKVSIWISWGDFLITQKQEEEARSILSKALKVLPKRDHIELVRKFAQLEFTKGDAERGRSLFEGLIADAPKRIDLWNVYIDQEIKLKEKKKVEELLERVILKKITKKQAKFFFNKWLQFEEAQGDSKAIEYVKAKATEYVEKSKAVEAAT